In one window of Candidatus Lernaella stagnicola DNA:
- a CDS encoding molybdenum cofactor guanylyltransferase, with translation MTGPCLEEVAAVILAGGRSRRMGCDKALLEWGGRTLLDRAVSSMQALFSHVVVAGGEAARYPEIPAPFVPDVLTGGGAVVGVHAGLAGVNTPRAFVLAVDAPFPQDDLVRALVALDPTADWVVPRTAKGYEPLFAVYSQRCREVIEQQVAAGERRIMALADQVRTRIVEIDWLRRHDPELRSFVNINTPDDWRRWRAVDEEGKSS, from the coding sequence ATGACCGGGCCATGCCTCGAAGAAGTCGCTGCGGTCATACTGGCCGGGGGACGAAGTCGCCGCATGGGTTGCGACAAGGCGTTGCTGGAGTGGGGCGGCCGCACGTTGTTGGACCGCGCGGTGTCGTCGATGCAGGCGCTGTTTTCCCATGTCGTCGTGGCAGGCGGCGAGGCGGCGCGCTATCCGGAAATCCCCGCACCTTTCGTACCTGACGTGCTGACCGGCGGCGGCGCCGTGGTGGGCGTGCATGCCGGTTTGGCCGGAGTGAACACCCCGCGGGCCTTTGTCCTCGCGGTGGACGCTCCTTTTCCGCAAGACGATCTCGTGCGGGCGCTCGTGGCGCTGGACCCGACGGCGGATTGGGTCGTGCCGCGCACGGCAAAGGGATACGAGCCGCTGTTCGCGGTGTATTCCCAACGATGCCGCGAAGTGATCGAACAACAAGTGGCGGCAGGCGAACGCCGCATCATGGCATTGGCCGACCAGGTGCGCACGCGCATCGTGGAGATCGACTGGCTGCGGCGGCACGATCCTGAATTGCGCAGTTTCGTAAACATCAACACGCCCGACGATTGGCGTCGTTGGCGGGCGGTTGACGAGGAGGGGAAGTCATCATGA
- a CDS encoding protease complex subunit PrcB family protein — protein sequence MNHDRLEQQLAEYIDGTLSPQEHAEVEAHLAENPELTEQLRLIRRLHPMVRSLPDEGTPPDMTDSILRATTRRRPVYFKDRVRGLSKSFRPLSAIAAVFVAIVISVALFGYLRLTDPLMEQAPLALSFNDTTSGEQQDLSRPAKDGATGALVEAINHIDPDGGYVRDVRVLAPPVASALKEQATRDAEIMADTAAKAGAKALTKAAPRKEPYRSPHEDIWDSDLGLRPVVFGKYPRGAKGSGSRNVGGLATTERKKAKSVPPPTPRLEEPVAEKKAKADEDAPAAKIVKRWQGYHCGVTKRAAIIATNTPRWNKLWRLLTAHRIPPAPMPQVDFDQFAVVGVFMGLHSTGGFAVEILDIKREGDKLVLVIRETTPHEGQGVTMALTQPFSVVMIPREIDGLTVNAATSLDVVRE from the coding sequence ATGAACCACGATAGACTCGAACAACAGTTAGCGGAATATATCGACGGAACCTTGTCGCCGCAGGAGCATGCGGAGGTCGAGGCGCATCTGGCCGAGAATCCGGAATTGACCGAACAGTTGCGACTCATTCGACGTCTGCACCCGATGGTACGTAGCCTGCCGGACGAAGGAACGCCGCCGGATATGACCGATTCCATCTTGCGCGCCACCACGCGCCGCCGGCCCGTGTACTTCAAGGATCGCGTGCGCGGCTTATCAAAATCATTCCGGCCCCTGTCAGCGATCGCGGCCGTGTTCGTGGCGATCGTCATCAGTGTCGCCTTGTTCGGCTATTTGCGATTGACCGACCCGCTGATGGAACAGGCCCCGTTGGCCCTTTCCTTCAACGACACAACCAGTGGCGAACAACAAGACCTCTCCCGCCCCGCAAAAGACGGCGCGACCGGCGCGCTGGTCGAAGCGATCAATCACATCGACCCCGATGGCGGGTACGTGCGGGATGTACGGGTTCTGGCCCCGCCCGTGGCGTCGGCTCTGAAGGAACAAGCCACGCGGGACGCCGAAATCATGGCGGACACCGCGGCGAAAGCCGGAGCCAAAGCCTTAACCAAGGCCGCGCCGCGTAAAGAGCCCTATCGCTCGCCGCATGAGGACATCTGGGACTCCGACCTCGGCCTGCGACCCGTGGTGTTCGGCAAGTACCCTCGCGGGGCAAAGGGAAGCGGTAGCCGAAACGTCGGTGGTCTGGCAACGACCGAGCGTAAAAAAGCGAAAAGCGTACCGCCTCCCACGCCGCGGCTGGAAGAGCCCGTAGCGGAAAAGAAAGCCAAGGCCGATGAGGACGCGCCGGCTGCGAAAATCGTCAAACGGTGGCAGGGCTACCATTGCGGCGTCACGAAGCGGGCGGCAATCATCGCCACGAATACGCCGCGATGGAACAAGCTTTGGCGGCTGTTGACCGCGCACCGTATTCCGCCCGCGCCGATGCCCCAGGTGGATTTCGACCAATTCGCGGTCGTGGGCGTGTTCATGGGCTTGCACAGCACCGGCGGCTTCGCGGTGGAAATCCTGGACATCAAACGCGAGGGCGACAAGCTCGTGCTGGTGATTCGTGAAACCACGCCGCACGAAGGCCAGGGTGTGACGATGGCCCTGACGCAGCCTTTCTCGGTGGTCATGATTCCGCGCGAGATCGACGGGCTTACCGTGAATGCGGCCACGAGTTTGGACGTCGTTCGCGAATAA
- a CDS encoding (Fe-S)-binding protein → MNPCIHCGTCLNRCVYMQLDLVEAAAEMTRLDAGEPTPHIDRECMSCAACDVFCPEDAEPYTRILQRFYARYVAHGLPERVRYFMPTLPDNFRSYVLSRLPDDEQRLVAQWADNEPAGDVLYPGCNLITCAYLTESGVFDDLTIAGSLEACCGEMYFRFGLFDVVRRFAEKHTAYYRDRPIDRMVFACPAGLNMFQHILPERFGAQFDFPMMFVTDYLHELFDAGTLQVVNPLRGKVVMHDSCHARWLGPELMDSVRRLLTRLGLDVVEAEHSREDGFCCGIAAGAPRQSLQDMTLAVTRAATEYQRSEGENVATYCTGCYLTLASLPAGFGLGKPVRHVLEWVAEAVGRPVEDRIGSRVRTMLLGIVQNALPRYLSRQRFFIGGGSDK, encoded by the coding sequence ATGAATCCCTGCATCCACTGTGGAACCTGCCTCAATCGCTGCGTGTATATGCAGCTCGACCTGGTCGAGGCCGCTGCCGAAATGACCCGGCTCGACGCGGGCGAGCCGACGCCCCACATCGATCGCGAATGCATGTCCTGCGCGGCCTGCGACGTGTTTTGCCCCGAAGACGCGGAGCCCTACACGCGCATCCTCCAGCGTTTCTACGCCCGCTACGTGGCGCACGGCCTACCCGAACGCGTGCGGTATTTCATGCCGACGTTGCCGGACAATTTTCGGTCATACGTTCTGTCGCGGTTGCCTGATGACGAACAGCGCCTCGTGGCGCAATGGGCCGACAACGAGCCGGCCGGCGACGTGCTGTATCCCGGCTGCAATCTGATCACCTGCGCCTACCTGACCGAATCCGGCGTGTTCGACGACCTGACCATCGCCGGAAGCCTCGAGGCGTGTTGCGGCGAGATGTACTTCCGCTTCGGGCTCTTCGATGTTGTTCGCCGCTTCGCCGAAAAACACACGGCGTACTACCGCGACCGGCCGATCGACCGCATGGTTTTCGCTTGTCCCGCGGGACTGAATATGTTTCAACACATTTTGCCCGAACGCTTCGGGGCGCAATTCGATTTCCCGATGATGTTCGTGACCGATTACCTCCACGAACTCTTCGACGCGGGAACGCTGCAAGTGGTAAACCCCCTGCGCGGCAAGGTTGTCATGCACGACAGTTGTCACGCGCGGTGGTTGGGGCCGGAACTCATGGACAGTGTGCGTCGTCTGCTCACCCGCCTCGGACTTGACGTGGTCGAAGCGGAACACTCGCGGGAAGATGGCTTTTGTTGCGGCATCGCCGCAGGCGCGCCGCGGCAGTCTTTGCAGGACATGACTTTGGCGGTGACGCGCGCCGCCACGGAATATCAGCGCAGCGAGGGCGAAAACGTGGCGACCTATTGCACGGGCTGCTACCTCACGCTGGCGTCGCTGCCCGCGGGTTTCGGTTTGGGTAAGCCGGTGCGCCATGTGTTGGAGTGGGTGGCCGAGGCGGTGGGGCGGCCGGTGGAGGATCGGATCGGCTCCCGCGTGCGGACGATGCTGCTCGGGATCGTACAAAACGCGTTGCCTCGCTATCTTTCGCGGCAACGTTTCTTTATCGGCGGAGGATCGGACAAATGA
- a CDS encoding sigma-70 family RNA polymerase sigma factor codes for MATARMVRNEIDREDAQCIERFLAGDDRAFEELLFRYQRRIFNLALRFLRVPDEAEDVTQEIFVKVFRSLEGFRGDSKFSTWLYMVAANHCRNRIKYLKRRHYYDGESLDAPIDDDDGPRRQYAANDPDPAELVSAERTRIAVRKAIDRLNDDHREAIVLCDLQGLSYEEIAEITGQAVGTVKSRIHRARSELAKMLKPLVEAEGVG; via the coding sequence GTGGCAACGGCACGAATGGTAAGAAACGAGATCGACCGGGAAGACGCTCAGTGCATTGAACGCTTTCTAGCGGGCGATGACCGCGCCTTCGAGGAATTGCTCTTCCGTTACCAACGGAGGATATTCAATCTCGCGTTGCGTTTCTTACGAGTGCCGGATGAGGCTGAGGATGTGACGCAGGAGATTTTTGTGAAAGTATTTCGGTCACTGGAAGGTTTTCGCGGCGACTCAAAGTTCTCCACATGGCTGTACATGGTGGCCGCGAACCACTGCAGAAATCGTATCAAGTACCTGAAAAGAAGGCACTATTATGACGGCGAGTCGCTCGACGCCCCCATCGACGACGACGATGGGCCGCGCCGTCAATACGCCGCAAACGACCCGGACCCGGCCGAACTGGTCAGCGCCGAGCGCACCCGAATTGCCGTGCGTAAGGCAATTGACCGCTTAAACGACGACCACCGTGAGGCGATTGTCCTGTGTGATCTGCAGGGATTGTCCTATGAGGAAATCGCCGAAATCACCGGGCAGGCCGTGGGCACCGTCAAAAGCCGTATCCACCGGGCCAGGTCCGAACTGGCAAAAATGCTGAAGCCCCTCGTCGAGGCGGAGGGCGTGGGATGA
- the pyk gene encoding pyruvate kinase, with protein MSFTKILCTLGPSTDDPQVVAAMVRAGMDGARINFSHGGEDAQRPRVEAVRAAEREAGRPLAVLADLQGPKIRIGRFPDGAVELDAGNELTIAPGDGPCSAAHLTVDYPLLLDSLRPDTDIFLADGYLHLRVLHVESNKAVCRVVRGGMLSDRKGVNVPGAPLNVPTMTDKDFRDALAAVRLGADFIALSFVRTGEDITTLRNFLRAQGTVLPIIAKLERPEAIANLEAILEAADGIMVARGDLGVEVGVDKVPVLQKKIIAGANKRGKPVIVATQMLESMTFSPLPTRAEASDVANAILDGADTVMLSGETAAGHYPLEAVQMMEAIARQTEPLVEMVAEPPLSAHDASPVAKAVVDGVMAMVDDIHPRLIVAYTSSGSTACLLSKRRPPVPVVALTPHEKVMRRCSLLYGCMPLPAPEVKTTDDIFRLAERLLIERGLAKPGDQVILAAGVPFHESGTTNLIHVYEIGTE; from the coding sequence ATGTCATTTACGAAAATTTTGTGTACCCTCGGCCCATCCACCGACGACCCGCAAGTTGTCGCGGCCATGGTCCGCGCCGGAATGGACGGCGCGCGAATTAACTTCTCCCACGGCGGTGAAGACGCGCAGCGCCCGCGGGTCGAGGCCGTGCGCGCCGCCGAGCGCGAGGCAGGCCGGCCGCTGGCCGTGCTGGCCGATCTCCAAGGGCCTAAAATCCGCATCGGTCGTTTCCCCGACGGCGCTGTCGAACTCGACGCCGGGAACGAATTGACCATCGCGCCGGGCGACGGCCCCTGCTCCGCGGCGCACCTCACAGTTGATTATCCGCTACTGCTGGATTCGCTGCGTCCGGATACCGATATCTTTCTCGCCGACGGCTACCTGCACCTACGCGTGCTGCACGTCGAAAGCAACAAGGCCGTCTGCCGCGTGGTGCGCGGCGGCATGCTTTCCGACCGCAAGGGCGTCAACGTGCCCGGCGCGCCCCTGAACGTGCCGACGATGACCGACAAGGATTTTCGCGACGCCTTGGCCGCCGTGAGGCTCGGCGCGGATTTCATAGCCCTGTCCTTCGTGCGCACCGGCGAGGACATTACGACGTTGCGCAACTTTCTCCGCGCGCAGGGTACCGTGTTGCCCATCATCGCCAAGCTTGAGCGACCCGAAGCCATCGCCAATCTCGAGGCGATACTCGAGGCTGCGGACGGCATCATGGTGGCACGGGGCGACCTGGGAGTGGAAGTCGGTGTCGACAAAGTGCCGGTGCTGCAAAAGAAGATCATCGCGGGGGCCAACAAGCGCGGCAAACCGGTGATTGTCGCCACGCAGATGCTCGAATCGATGACGTTCTCGCCGCTGCCGACTCGCGCCGAGGCATCCGACGTGGCCAACGCGATTCTCGACGGCGCGGACACAGTCATGCTTTCGGGGGAGACCGCCGCCGGGCATTACCCGTTGGAGGCGGTCCAGATGATGGAGGCCATCGCGCGGCAGACCGAGCCCTTGGTCGAGATGGTGGCCGAACCGCCCCTCAGCGCCCACGACGCGTCGCCGGTGGCCAAGGCCGTCGTGGACGGGGTGATGGCCATGGTGGACGACATCCACCCGCGGCTTATCGTCGCCTACACGTCCAGCGGTTCCACGGCGTGCCTACTGTCCAAACGACGTCCGCCGGTTCCGGTCGTTGCGCTCACGCCTCACGAGAAGGTCATGCGCCGCTGCAGCCTGCTTTATGGGTGCATGCCGCTGCCCGCGCCGGAGGTCAAGACCACCGATGACATCTTCCGTCTCGCCGAACGTTTGTTGATCGAACGCGGCCTGGCCAAGCCCGGCGACCAGGTGATTCTCGCGGCCGGCGTGCCGTTCCACGAATCGGGCACAACGAACCTGATTCACGTTTACGAAATCGGCACGGAGTAG
- a CDS encoding carotenoid biosynthesis protein, with protein sequence MVVFQLVCLVFLPVAYWLLYRVDHDVLHVSPMIFLAAWLGEAGSIAFYDFYHYNPQWWLSVGEVPVMIPLIWPLVILSARAVGRALFPERARWLPVIVAVVVFFDAAMVEVAAVNTGLWSWAEPGMLGVPLAGVVGWALFAGIVTALLAKLRGLWRWAIVGAAPVLLHGLLIGSWWLLLKWTLRGDWFWLFAGVTVALAVVALRVRGRQRMGMDLALPRLIAAGIFVGMVLLANEGGWPVWRHIAMTSIPYALVTQFQRKILAGKPI encoded by the coding sequence TTGGTTGTCTTTCAATTGGTCTGCCTGGTTTTTCTTCCCGTTGCTTATTGGTTGCTGTATCGCGTGGACCACGACGTGTTGCACGTCTCGCCGATGATTTTCCTCGCCGCATGGTTGGGCGAGGCCGGTTCGATCGCCTTCTATGATTTCTATCACTACAATCCGCAGTGGTGGTTGTCGGTGGGCGAAGTGCCCGTGATGATCCCGCTGATCTGGCCGCTGGTAATCTTGTCGGCGCGCGCCGTCGGGCGGGCCCTGTTTCCCGAGCGCGCGAGATGGCTGCCGGTGATCGTCGCGGTCGTCGTGTTTTTCGACGCGGCGATGGTGGAAGTGGCGGCCGTCAACACTGGTCTGTGGTCGTGGGCCGAACCGGGCATGCTCGGCGTGCCGCTGGCCGGCGTCGTGGGCTGGGCGCTGTTCGCCGGGATCGTGACGGCGCTACTGGCGAAGCTGCGCGGCTTGTGGCGTTGGGCGATCGTAGGCGCGGCGCCGGTGTTGCTGCACGGGCTGCTGATCGGCTCGTGGTGGCTTCTTTTGAAGTGGACCTTGCGCGGCGATTGGTTTTGGTTGTTTGCCGGAGTTACCGTCGCGCTGGCGGTGGTCGCGCTGCGGGTCCGCGGGCGACAACGGATGGGCATGGACCTGGCGCTGCCGCGCTTGATCGCCGCGGGCATATTCGTCGGCATGGTGCTGTTGGCCAACGAAGGCGGCTGGCCGGTTTGGCGGCACATCGCCATGACGTCGATCCCTTATGCGCTGGTTACTCAATTTCAGAGAAAGATATTGGCCGGTAAGCCCATTTGA
- a CDS encoding UbiA family prenyltransferase, whose product MNRVVIILRFHIIMIGIMGALVFGWLLTGHYLLGAALLGGVDWLLVNLLNRVSDTEEDRINRIPGADGMAEAWWPFAVYAAVFAASLVVTVMWFPALIVWRLFMQTTGFVYNFKLVPAPGGFKRLKEVYFLKNLMSGLGFVTTCFFYPLAVTGYQPALGWGAVVALIFYFLPFELTYEILYDLRDVEGDRVRGVPTYPVVHGPEVTHRIIFGLLAASVAWLAMSFFTGLVGAREFLLAGGPVVQLLVMRPMLRRGPSIRDCIFITNLGWGLLAFFLLGTWAWLQMGLPANIFL is encoded by the coding sequence GTGAACCGCGTTGTGATTATTCTGCGCTTTCACATCATCATGATCGGCATCATGGGTGCGCTGGTGTTCGGCTGGTTGTTGACCGGCCACTACCTGCTTGGCGCGGCGCTGCTGGGCGGGGTCGATTGGTTGTTGGTCAACCTGCTCAACCGGGTCAGCGACACCGAGGAAGACCGCATCAACCGCATCCCCGGCGCGGACGGTATGGCCGAGGCTTGGTGGCCGTTTGCGGTGTATGCGGCGGTATTCGCCGCTTCCCTGGTGGTGACGGTGATGTGGTTCCCGGCGTTGATTGTTTGGCGCCTTTTCATGCAGACCACGGGCTTCGTTTATAACTTCAAACTCGTGCCCGCGCCCGGCGGTTTCAAGCGCCTGAAAGAGGTTTACTTCTTGAAGAACCTCATGTCCGGGCTCGGCTTTGTCACAACCTGTTTCTTTTACCCGCTGGCCGTCACGGGGTATCAACCGGCGCTTGGTTGGGGCGCCGTCGTGGCGCTCATCTTCTACTTTTTGCCCTTCGAGTTGACCTACGAAATTCTTTACGACCTGCGCGACGTTGAGGGCGACCGTGTCCGCGGTGTGCCCACGTACCCTGTCGTGCACGGGCCGGAAGTCACCCACCGGATTATCTTTGGGTTGCTGGCCGCCTCGGTGGCCTGGCTGGCCATGTCGTTTTTCACCGGGCTGGTCGGCGCGCGGGAATTCCTTCTGGCGGGCGGGCCGGTTGTGCAGTTGCTCGTCATGCGGCCGATGCTGCGTCGCGGCCCGTCGATACGGGATTGCATCTTCATCACGAATTTGGGGTGGGGATTGCTGGCCTTCTTTTTGTTGGGAACCTGGGCGTGGCTTCAAATGGGCTTACCGGCCAATATCTTTCTCTGA
- a CDS encoding tyrosine-type recombinase/integrase, translated as MKLHAAVEQFLTACREEIRLSEKTSRAYAYDLGQFSDFMQDKSLADIAEADVERYLHYLDAEQKLKNSTIRRKIMTLKALFRYFNDRGVLSATPINGIDSKYKMTKSTPKILNAQDMIRLLDFLREDVQRLEAQLRPGCGRKLKLHYENAIRDRAIIELLFASAMRIGELSELDLESADLESRTVHICGKGHRDRTLVLGNNATVDALRDYLRIRRNRQSDTVALFLNRFGGRLSIFAIENLFERIRKAAGIRRRLTPHALRHTMATMLLNNGKNIRDVQHILGHSSAVTTQIYQEIAPRRQRKVLQVLNDEDRLSVETLDESAPPKRRRTIRRRKIDREQPMSFGESETHVSDA; from the coding sequence ATGAAACTTCACGCCGCAGTTGAGCAATTTCTCACAGCTTGCCGAGAGGAAATCCGTCTTTCGGAAAAAACCAGTCGCGCCTACGCCTATGACCTGGGCCAGTTTAGCGACTTCATGCAGGACAAAAGCCTGGCGGATATTGCCGAGGCGGATGTCGAACGGTATCTTCACTATCTGGATGCCGAGCAAAAACTTAAGAACTCGACAATTCGGCGAAAAATCATGACGCTAAAAGCGCTTTTTCGCTACTTCAACGACCGGGGCGTGCTTAGCGCCACACCGATCAACGGGATCGACAGCAAATACAAGATGACCAAAAGCACGCCGAAGATTCTCAACGCGCAAGACATGATCCGGCTCCTGGATTTCCTCCGCGAGGATGTGCAGCGCCTGGAAGCGCAGTTGCGTCCGGGATGCGGCCGGAAGTTGAAACTCCACTACGAAAACGCGATTCGCGATCGCGCCATCATCGAACTGCTATTCGCCTCTGCGATGCGTATCGGCGAACTATCCGAGTTGGATCTGGAAAGCGCCGACCTGGAAAGTCGCACCGTGCACATCTGCGGCAAGGGGCATCGCGATCGCACTCTGGTGTTGGGTAACAACGCGACCGTTGACGCGCTCCGCGACTATCTGCGGATTCGCCGCAATCGGCAAAGCGACACCGTCGCCCTGTTCCTGAATCGTTTCGGTGGCCGGCTGTCGATTTTCGCGATCGAAAACCTCTTTGAACGTATTCGCAAGGCGGCCGGGATCCGTCGTCGCCTAACGCCGCATGCCTTGCGCCACACGATGGCCACGATGCTGCTCAACAACGGCAAGAACATCCGCGACGTGCAGCATATTCTAGGCCATTCCAGCGCCGTGACCACGCAGATCTATCAGGAAATCGCGCCGCGACGTCAGCGCAAAGTGCTGCAAGTGCTCAACGATGAAGACCGGCTCAGCGTCGAGACCCTGGACGAGTCGGCGCCGCCGAAACGCCGGCGAACCATTCGTCGGCGGAAAATCGACCGCGAGCAGCCGATGTCTTTCGGTGAAAGTGAAACGCACGTCTCAGACGCGTAA